GAGACATAGCTGGAGACCACTGAGAGACTCGACCTGCTCAATCAAGTCCGCGAGTGACAGCTCCGTCACTTTTCTAAACGTATATGTCATTTATAGCGGATTTATACAGGATTTTAGCCGATCTGTCCATAGCACATCCAGCTCGATTCGTCTAATATATCGTCATGCTTTACCGATCTGTATTTGAACAGTGCTACGATGTAGCGATTTACGCCGCCGGCTATGCGGGGCTGGCTGCCGCATGGACACTCGGCCAACAGGGCAAACGCGTGCTGCTATTGGACCGCAGCATGGACATCGCCTGGGAATCGGGCCGCGCCTTTGCCCGCGATGCGGGCGCACTGCGTGATCCACTTTGGCAAAAGTTTTGCCAGCAGGTGCACAACCACAGCGGTGCATCAAATAACTTAGACCCCTGCAGTGCAGAGATTATCGCAGCCACCCAGTAACAGGATGCGTCGGATCAGATCGATGTCTTGCTCGGCGCGAGTCCAATCCGTAGCTGCCAACAAGACCAAGAGCTCTCCGCATTGCATGTGGCGACAAAATCAGGTGAACGAATGCTACGGGCTCAACTATGGCTGGATGCCTCGGATGCCGGCACGCTCTTTCGGATCGCGGCACCGCAAACCTACGCCAAGCGCCGAAAGCCGCAGGCCTACGAGGCGCGCATTCTACTAGGTCTTGCTTCCGAAGGCCAAATGCCTGTGGAATTTTCCAGCAAACACGCATTCATCGAAGCAATCCCGCATCTGAATGCCTTCAATCTTTGCCTGCGCGCCGCCGAACCGCTTTCGCAGAGTGCGCTCTTAGAACGCTGGCAAAGCCTGCGCACACAAGAGCCCGAACTATTTTCGGAAGTCGAAGTGCTCGCCCTCGCCTACCGAAACCTGCCTGTCTACGCAGCAACGGAACCATGTGATGCCCCCGACACAAATCGCCCGCTCAATTTGCTCCCTGCCAGCCCGGCCTTCAGCACACAAGCCGTTCACTCACTCGCGGACCGCTTCGCTCTGGGCCGTGAGGCCGCAAGGAATGTGCCGTCCCCTCGGAAGCTCGACTCGGTCAAAGATCGATGTGTGGGTTCGCTCCCGGAACAACATTTACAATGCGACATCTTCGTCGCCGGTGCAGGAACCGGCGGAAGCATCGCTGCGCTCACAGCCCAGGCCGAAGGTCATCAAGTGCTGGTCGCCGACAGTATGCCCATCGCGGGCGGTGTCGGCACTGCCGGGCTGATCAGTAACTACTTTTACGGCCACCCTGGCGGTGCTCACGAATCCCTCGACCAAAAAGGAGAGTCGCTGCAAGACAGCCATACCATCCCTACGCCTAGGGGCATGCACTGGCATCCTGTGGGTAAAGCGACCGCGTTTCATCAGAAACTCCTCGACCCCAGTCATTTTATTCCAGAAGCCATCATTTACGGAGCAAAACGCGAGGGCTCTACGGTCACAGAGATTCGAATCGCTACAGCCGATCAGATTTTCATCGTCACCCCCCGCACCGTGATCGACGCGACGGGCGATGGCGATGTCGCTGCGCTCGCGGGCGCAAGCTATGACTTCGGTCGTCCCGGCGATGGACTGCCTCTCAGCTATTCCCAGCCAGCCTACTATCGGCAAATGGACAACGGCCGCCTCGGACTTTATAACTTTGATGCCGGCTGGTGCGATCCAACAGCCCCAGAAGATCTCACCCGGGCACGGCTCAGTGCACTTGCGCAGTACCGCACGCTCCCGCCAGAGGGTGAGAAGCGATTGGTCCAACTCGCCCCATTACCGGGCATCCGTCAATCACGTCAATTTCACACCCGCGAACGACTCGAACTGGCCGATTTAATGAACCACCGTAGCCGGGCAAGTTCCATTGGAGTCACGCAAGCCCCGCTCGACACCCACAGTGTCGACTTTGAATTTGAAGACGATGAAACAATGTTCTGGCTTTGGGGCTGCAAAAGCTTCCGCCATCTTGTGCACGCAGAAATGCCCTATGGCATCATGACACCCAACGAGCTAAACAATCTATGGTTAGCCTGCCGCTCGGCAGGCATTAGCCCAGCCGCCTCGTATGCGGCTCGCATGCAACGCGACATGCATCGCTTAGGCGAAGCCGCCGCCTACGCAGCCAGCGCATGGCTGGAAGGGATTCCTAGCCAGCAAATCCCCACACACTGTCAGGCCCGTCTCGATCTGAGCGGTGCCCGAGCCCCCGTAAGCCCGCCATCGGAAGTCGATCCTCTGGAATTACTGGATCAAGGCAAACCCAGCCCTCAGCTCTGGAAACTCTATCAAAACAAAGACAAATACGAACATGAGATGCTCGAGCGTTTGCGACATCCCAACCCTGACATCTCCTGGCTCGCCGCCGTCATCTGTGCCATGTGGAACGATCCGCGGGCCGAAGCGCGCCTACTACAGGCGATCCAATCCAAAGAAGCGGGCATCGAAGCACCTGCGCTGTCACGCGGCCCCTTCAATCAACACATCGACGTGCCCAACTGGTTTCTCGCGATCAACCTCTTACGCCGATGCGGCAGCGAAGCCTGCTTACCGGCATTGCAAGCGCTGGCAGAGCAGGATGGCAATTGCCTGAACCTGCGCACCTCGCTGGCACTCAGCATTGAACGACTGCACAATCGTATCCAAGATATAAATACACAGATTCCAGTCGCGAAACTATTAGAAGCACTCGTCCATGACGCGACACCCGACACCTGGGTGCGCCCCTCACGCTCCATCAAACGCACACTCGACGGCGAGGCGCAACGCCCGCTTCCCCAGGAGCCAGTCGGCATCGACACCAGCGAAGACCACCGTTGGCAACTGGATCTGGCAGTCGCCCGTGCCGCAAAGACCTGGGACATTCCGAGCCCGATCGACATCGATCCGTATTTAGCAGATCCCAGAGCTTGTGTCCGCAAGGCTTTTCAAGATTTACTGTCAAACCAATGAGCACAGACACCAAAGCTTCCTCTCTAAACCGCCCCACACGACTCGTATTGATCGGGATCGGCGGCTACGGCCATTTTTATATCGAACACATTCGAGCACTCCGTTCGCAAGGAGCCGCGCAACTAAGTGCGGTGGTGGACCCACGATCAGAGCTGTCTCCTGATTGGCCGGAAGTGCAGCAACTCGGTATCCCAGTCTATCCGACACTAGAAGCATATTTAGCCAAGGAAACGCCTGCGGAACTGGCGATCATCTGCTCGCCCATTCCTTATCATGCCGACCAAACCTGCGCCGCTTTAGCAGCGGGCATGCATGTGCTCTGCGAAAAGCCCATTGCCGCCACACTCGCAGACGGACGGCGCATGCAAGCCGCCGCCGACGCACGCCCGGATCTATTTCTAGAGATCGCCTATCAATGGTCCTTCAGTCGCGCCATCCAGTCCCTCAAACACGATATTTTGCAAGGCGAGCTCGGCGCGCCCTTGCGCTTGCGCACACGCGTCGCTTGGCCCCGCGACAAGGCCTACTACACCCGCAACAACTGGGCGGGTTGCATCCAGACTCCCCAAGGGCAACCGGTTTTCGACAGCCCAGTCAGCAATGCCACCGCGCATTACTTACACAATATGCTCTATCTCTGCGGCCCGACGATCGCTCAGTCCGCACGCCCCTTGCGGATGGAAGCCGAGTGCTACCGTGCCAATCCGATCGAAACCTTTGATGCCGCCTGCTGCCGACTAACACTCGATAATAAAGCCGAATTACTCTTTTATACCGCGCACTGCGTCGATGTAGAAGACGGCCCTCACTTTTGCTTTGAATTTGAAAACGGCACCGTCAGCTACAGCAATGGTACCGAGCTACGCGCCGTATTCAAGGACGGCTCCAAGCGCAGCTATGGCAAGCCAGGCGACGACACCATGCGCAAGCTCGACATCTGCGCCGCTCGCTGCCGTCAACCCAGCCCGGACATCTGTCCGCCCGCCGCCGCAATGGCGCACACAGTCTGCGTGCATGGTTTTCAAGAAGTGACGCCTCATGTCTTTAAGCCAGAGCAATTGCAGATAAAGGGCGAGCCAGGCGCTTCGCCACTCACCTACTTTCCTGCGATGAACCAAGCCATGATCGACGCCTACGATGCAGGAAAGCTCTTTTCAGAAAACGCCACAACTTGGGCCATGCCCGCACAGTCAATTGACCTGACAAGTATCCAAACGTAAATGAAGACACGCTATAACGATAGAAGATAAAATTTTGACACCACCGTTGCTCGACTATCTTGCTCAGGAAGGCGCGCCTACAGAGTCACGCTCAATAAGTTGACCACGTAAATGGAGTAGAGACGGCTGCGAATGAGGCGACTTTCCCTGCAACAAAGCACACATCCAATCCGCGGCCTCATTCGCCAAGTCTACATAAGGAATCGCAAAAGTAGTCAAAGCCGGCGTTAGGAAGTCACAAACACCTGGGTCGTTATCGCAGCCGACCACACTCAGATCCTCAGGTATACGCAAACCAATGCGATGTGCATATTGATAGATGGCGGCCGCGTTCCAGTCGTTGGCAGCGACAATTGCAGTGGGTCTTTCTGCCTGCGGCAGCGACAACATCTTTGCGACAAGCGGTTCGACATCGCGAGCAGGCTGAGTCGTTTCTACCAAAGTTCCAGACGGCCGCGATAACCGCACAACCCAATCCGCCTGCGGTACGATTTCCAATTCATCCAAAGCACGATAATAGCCCAGATAACGCAGATTGAAACTACGATGATGGCGACTATTGCTAACGAAGCCAATTCTTCGATGCCCTTTCTCAATGAGATACTGAGTCAACTCGTAGCCTGTGTGCAACGAATCAATATCCAAAAAACTACAGCTGGTAGAAAACGGCTTACAGAGAAGATTTAGACGCGGAAGCCCCGCTGGTAACTTCTTCCAAAATCCCGAACTTGGTGAGCCCGCCACAAAGAGAGCACTAACACCCGATAAGCTAGGGAAATGATCCCCTTCACCCTCATTATAAAAGATCACTTTCATTCGACTATCAAACTCCTGAAAACGCTTATCCAAAGTATGAATCAATAAGTGAGACAGGTGCGAATGGCGCCAGCTTTCGGTCGTATTCACCCAGATGATAGCAATAGTCTCACGACTAGATAGTGATGCCTCCACTTCCTCAAAAGAATCCGGCTTGCGAATCCCCGCTTTAGCTCGCACTGGCTTAATGTAGCCCAGCTCACGAGCCGCCCTATGGACCCTTGCCGCAGTTTCCTCCCCCACAGAACCACTATTATTTAAAACAAAAGACACGGTGGTCTTAGACACGCCAGCATGCGCAGCAATTTGCGCCATCGTGATCCGACGACTCCCCTTTAATTCCTTGTTCTCCATAACAAACAATCATGCAAAAAAGTTTACTAAACACGAGACAATTCAACGAAACAGAACAAAAAAATAAGCTAAAAAAGCAAATTCGCAAAACATTTAAACTTGACTTATGTTTACTAACAATAACATAAGTTTACTAAACAAATATCACCAATGCCCCCAGCGAATCCACACCAGTCAAAGCATAAGCGACACCCCAGGCAGGGCTTCACCTTAACCGAGCTACTGCTAGTAATCGCCATCATCGCAATACTGTTTAGCATTTTACTACCTACGGTCGGAAAAATGAAAACCTCTGCCAACAAGGCCAAATGCGCTAGTAATTTAAGAAACCTTGCCCTCGCCTGTAGAAGTTACAGCGTCGAACACAACGCTCGGGCACCTCACCCGAACTTAACAAATGATTTAGAGCCAAGCTATATTCACGCCCCCCACTACTACGAAGTGGCGGCTTACGAAGACACCTTAGCACCCTACCTCGGCGATCGCTTCGATACTATGTATTGCCCAGGCGAACTGAGCAATGATCCAATCGGCAGTTATGACCCTGAAATTCAGCGACAAGCGAACACCCCCAACGAATTTGTCAGCTATCAGTATTTTCAAAGCACCAGCACAGGAGCGCCTTCTGGAAATGCCAAAGCCGAAT
The nucleotide sequence above comes from Coraliomargarita algicola. Encoded proteins:
- a CDS encoding NAD(P)-binding protein, whose translation is MLYRSVFEQCYDVAIYAAGYAGLAAAWTLGQQGKRVLLLDRSMDIAWESGRAFARDAGALRDPLWQKFCQQVHNHSGASNNLDPCSAEIIAATQ
- a CDS encoding Gfo/Idh/MocA family oxidoreductase — its product is MSTDTKASSLNRPTRLVLIGIGGYGHFYIEHIRALRSQGAAQLSAVVDPRSELSPDWPEVQQLGIPVYPTLEAYLAKETPAELAIICSPIPYHADQTCAALAAGMHVLCEKPIAATLADGRRMQAAADARPDLFLEIAYQWSFSRAIQSLKHDILQGELGAPLRLRTRVAWPRDKAYYTRNNWAGCIQTPQGQPVFDSPVSNATAHYLHNMLYLCGPTIAQSARPLRMEAECYRANPIETFDAACCRLTLDNKAELLFYTAHCVDVEDGPHFCFEFENGTVSYSNGTELRAVFKDGSKRSYGKPGDDTMRKLDICAARCRQPSPDICPPAAAMAHTVCVHGFQEVTPHVFKPEQLQIKGEPGASPLTYFPAMNQAMIDAYDAGKLFSENATTWAMPAQSIDLTSIQT
- a CDS encoding LacI family DNA-binding transcriptional regulator, whose amino-acid sequence is MENKELKGSRRITMAQIAAHAGVSKTTVSFVLNNSGSVGEETAARVHRAARELGYIKPVRAKAGIRKPDSFEEVEASLSSRETIAIIWVNTTESWRHSHLSHLLIHTLDKRFQEFDSRMKVIFYNEGEGDHFPSLSGVSALFVAGSPSSGFWKKLPAGLPRLNLLCKPFSTSCSFLDIDSLHTGYELTQYLIEKGHRRIGFVSNSRHHRSFNLRYLGYYRALDELEIVPQADWVVRLSRPSGTLVETTQPARDVEPLVAKMLSLPQAERPTAIVAANDWNAAAIYQYAHRIGLRIPEDLSVVGCDNDPGVCDFLTPALTTFAIPYVDLANEAADWMCALLQGKSPHSQPSLLHLRGQLIERDSVGAPS
- a CDS encoding FAD-dependent oxidoreductase; translation: MLRAQLWLDASDAGTLFRIAAPQTYAKRRKPQAYEARILLGLASEGQMPVEFSSKHAFIEAIPHLNAFNLCLRAAEPLSQSALLERWQSLRTQEPELFSEVEVLALAYRNLPVYAATEPCDAPDTNRPLNLLPASPAFSTQAVHSLADRFALGREAARNVPSPRKLDSVKDRCVGSLPEQHLQCDIFVAGAGTGGSIAALTAQAEGHQVLVADSMPIAGGVGTAGLISNYFYGHPGGAHESLDQKGESLQDSHTIPTPRGMHWHPVGKATAFHQKLLDPSHFIPEAIIYGAKREGSTVTEIRIATADQIFIVTPRTVIDATGDGDVAALAGASYDFGRPGDGLPLSYSQPAYYRQMDNGRLGLYNFDAGWCDPTAPEDLTRARLSALAQYRTLPPEGEKRLVQLAPLPGIRQSRQFHTRERLELADLMNHRSRASSIGVTQAPLDTHSVDFEFEDDETMFWLWGCKSFRHLVHAEMPYGIMTPNELNNLWLACRSAGISPAASYAARMQRDMHRLGEAAAYAASAWLEGIPSQQIPTHCQARLDLSGARAPVSPPSEVDPLELLDQGKPSPQLWKLYQNKDKYEHEMLERLRHPNPDISWLAAVICAMWNDPRAEARLLQAIQSKEAGIEAPALSRGPFNQHIDVPNWFLAINLLRRCGSEACLPALQALAEQDGNCLNLRTSLALSIERLHNRIQDINTQIPVAKLLEALVHDATPDTWVRPSRSIKRTLDGEAQRPLPQEPVGIDTSEDHRWQLDLAVARAAKTWDIPSPIDIDPYLADPRACVRKAFQDLLSNQ
- a CDS encoding type II secretion system protein, which codes for MPPANPHQSKHKRHPRQGFTLTELLLVIAIIAILFSILLPTVGKMKTSANKAKCASNLRNLALACRSYSVEHNARAPHPNLTNDLEPSYIHAPHYYEVAAYEDTLAPYLGDRFDTMYCPGELSNDPIGSYDPEIQRQANTPNEFVSYQYFQSTSTGAPSGNAKAEYSLLFSNTLNAPIDCAMWGCLTYITGSKSFGHMEGRSSSGSIEGMNAAYADGSVRWVPFDQLEPYTADGSYLWPKPLHEQP